The following is a genomic window from Perognathus longimembris pacificus isolate PPM17 chromosome 20, ASM2315922v1, whole genome shotgun sequence.
cactgataacctgtaggggctacatcagaggtaatgtattgggcctatatttctaaccctcctttgttgcatccatatttatggacggaagcccccatctctgtttctacatctattcctgacttactctctccccctatgggtctggcattccagtctttcccatGGAAGAAGGACGAACTTCTCTTACTCCCAGTtttctaaagctatctgtctaggccgttccccatgttattttttaaaatattaatattggattcaacacggaggttcatataattccagtagaactcggctggtgagactgtcttcttggtctgtgggatctcacacctataagttAGACAATTATCCtagtcctgctggcctgcctaaatgtgacatttttacttatctgaacttgAATTTTACTGAAAGGCATTGGGAAACTTgttgaggaatttttccaactatatgGAACACATCCCAACAtatttggtatgattggggaccttttggtgtgtggttacaaaactCCACCAAATATAacccatcttgtgaccctactttatctatgaacatgtccaactccatgtctgctaaacagcttttaggatggtttggagcaggctttagtgacgcCAGGCCTGCCCTTGCCCGtgaaaacaggctatttcctccccaGCATCATTTGTGGAAATTAGCCGCCTCTCTGGCCCCTGTATTGTTGGCCTAGAAAGTCCTAGacttattaaaaatgtctgattACTAAAACTTATTGTCCTGGCAAAATCACCCAAGgtccattgattgcctaaaggtGTTTTGAAATTCGGTGGGACACCAGCTGGCAAAAGCCAATGTACTTAAAAAACAACCAGGAAAATAGTAGATATTGCTCAAGTCAGGCTTTATAACCTAGCgactttaaccagtctatgcagaaagttgcaagCAGCcctgcaggaggtgtgacattccattggagccactgggagacactgctgcctgctgccaccagggCCCCTGCTCATCCTATTTGGATTAAGATGGAAGACAgacagcctgacagtcatctggaagaatctacatcttcaccctgtgcacCCCTACCGTGTCAAGATAGTATCGTGATTTTGACCCAGTGCCACTCACTTTGGGGTGCCTGTTTGCATGCAtcatccctgggctggaggacctgtacaaggactagtaataCGCTTTTTCAAGCAGCTTTTAAAGAGGAGTTGTCGTGCAATTGGACTGATTATCGCAGAACTCGTCGGACTGAAATGCTTGAGTTCGGATCccccgaaagacctccagagaccaagaccaatgcaagcagcaaaaagggcgtttatttcagCAAGCTGGTGATGCTAGGAGGCCCTGAACctggggcttccagctgttttataaattctttggggaaggcagggacttagcatacatcatagcatctttcaacaaatcaacacacaccgcaggagaattaaaaaataattctaaagcatgtttggcatatttggtggtgggaaggaatctggaaagggtcattggtcagatcaagggactgacacatttaaaattgattggttaagccataggggtatagcaagggggatgtgtgcacagctgcaggtttgtggttttttttaatttttattatcaaactgatgtacagagagattacagtttcatacattaggctttggatacatttcttgtactgtttgttacctcctccctcattcccccctccccttcccctttccctttccccccatgagttgttcagtagatttacaccaaacagttttgcaagtattgcttttgtagtcatttgtcttttttaccctgtgtctctcgattttggtattccctttcaattttctagttctaataccagtatacacggtttctaatttactcagataagatacagagatagtgtaggtacaaccacaggaaagggatacaagaagatcatcaataatagaagctacagttacacatagcacattgaaagtagttacaatagtgatataacaaccatttccataacatggagttcatttcatttagcgtcatcttatgcgttcataagggtagctattgggctcttgtgatcctcagctgcagggttttgattagatactggaaattgaactcacagttggatactggaaatccctctcacaaatactggaaatcacactcatgattagatactgaaaattccactcataattactggaaatcacactcacagtTGGATATGATCTTTTCTGGGAAGCGAGGGGTGGGGGTTAagacttacagtaaggtcagtcaggtacagaatggggtcttagtacaatatggagttactctggtccttcactctggctctacaggactgattgccattgctactaccGCAGCGATATctggagccgcattgcgacaatctatacaaactcatgactttatggtgcattggCACCAGGACTTCCACAATTtatggcaacatcagctggaagtaaacacccaccttcaagatgagatagaagccatCAAAGGAGGGGtattttggcttggacagaaatatctggctttgcagcaatgattgtttttaacctgtgattggaattctaatCATGTccgtgtaacaccttataaatataatgcctctgaatgtgaatggaataatatacaaatgcttatagatggagccatagtaaatggttctttaagtgagcaaagtttataccgggaggtttttgaagcttttcaaaaagaattaccAAATGtctcttctattgatgagattGCCCAGGGACTAGCCAATACTAGCCAAGAtcttagaaggattagaccccagggggtggtggcaaagtattacccatagtgttggaagcgcttctattgccttaatacttatgttaGGTGTTTTTACCTTAGGATACTGTTCTATCATAGCAGTAATGAAGCATTTTGCTAAGAATAgatcttctgatattttactcactgcccttaagctTACTAGAGAAGCAActgttgaaaaataataaataaagggggaattgtgggagaattaacttctctgaccagtgggaaacttagcctcagcacagaagctctgatgcctcattagcacactaataggcctatggggaaaaatctccattaaagaagtctcctgggtttgatggccaaaggaagccaccttgtcatgagactcttcccctgtacagagcctccctggggagacttgcttgaccagctgcctttagcaaaagcttttcacTGTATAgagggaagtctcttcacagtaaatagagaagtcatggtcaaagaggaaatagtagctaggtgatagagttctgccttgactggtctATTCctctgttttgatatcaacaatctttgtagtagccACTCTCTTTGAAGTAGCCACTCTTTGTAGTAGTgaaaacttttgtattagtttcctcccTGCAGTAGCAACAtcctcaacttttgtattgaaatggatatcatgtcgtattaatttttacccttgaagttgtgaattgatttctaaccctatataaaccctggccctcctgaaataaagtgtgcattggtccactcgcctctgcatcccccgtgtcctgactacggttgcagttacctgggtccaacaaTCTCCCACAGATCAGCAGCCAGCctggccaccccacccccccgccccggctggATGAGCATCCGCACTCAAGAGAGGCAtttggctggtggggggaagaGCCAGGCTTCTAGAATGGTCCAGGGCAGGGTGAAGGAGATGGAATGGAAATAGGATTCGCCTGACTCCCAGGGAATAAAGAAGTTGATGTGAGGCCCCGGATATCACTAAGCATTGCAAAGTGAAGCCAGGGGCCCTGcaaacacctgtcatcctagctactcagaagccagagatctgaggacagtggttcaaagccagccagggcaggaaggtctgctgttgttgttgttggtggtggtagttgtgAGGTCTACCTCTTCCCCCTTcttcacctgcctgaaaccagcaatcacctgactgtcaatcacctgactgaGTGGGCAAAGGACCCTGGACTCTGAGGTCACAACCGCCCTGGTCACACCTCCCTCAGACCGGGAGAGGTTCCCCAGTCTCTGTGGTCACTTCCGGATCCACTGTGGTCccgcctcccacctttccctatataatcccacTCAACAccaatcctgggctgggaatatggcctagtggtaaagtgctcgtctcctatacatgaagccctgggtcctcaGCACCCcgcatatagaaaaaaaaaaagctggaagtggcgctgtggctcaagtggcagagtgctagccttgagcaaaacaaagccagggatagtgctcaggccctgagttcaagcccaagaactggcaaatacaacaacaacaaacaccaatcctccatctctttctcttcttccttcccctttgcctccacacctccatcttgtgcggGCCGGCAGtttgaccaccccccccccccataaactcttttctgcctggaccatGTGGCagctttcctttctggcaaaccttacagtagtcctggggcttgaactcagggcctgggcgctgtccctgagctttttcactcaatactggtgctctaccacttgagccacagctccacttctgaggttTTTGTAGTTCATTGGCGAGAATcttagtctcactgacttttcctgcctgggctggctttgaactatgatcctccaatatctcagactcctgagtagctaggatgaccggcgtgagccaccagcgcccagcatgaTCTGACATTGAACACAGTCCTGGCTGCTTagcttcctttgttctcttcctttATTCCTAGCCTGGCTCTGCAGTCTGGCCCCCTCCAAGCGACCCCAATAGCTCATCATTAAATCCCTAAATGAGCCTGAGCTAGCTTGGCCACTGTCATTAAGAATGGGCATCGAGACGCTGGCCCAGAACCAGGGACATGAAGTGCAGATGGATGGCAAAAGCAAAGCTCAGgcaaggacagtgccccggcccagtgttcaagccccagcactaacaAGATGAGGAAAGGCTGGGGTGGTGAGACGAGGATTGTCAATGATAGGAAAGGGTGCGAATGTAGCCAGGGCCGAGGGTCACTGAGAAAGACCAGAGGGAAACTCTGCCAAAGTTAAATATGGTtccaggggaggagggaaaggaagagactgTGAAAGACGGGGTTTTAGAAGAGCTGTGCCATTCTGCATTCCGTGTCTTCTTTGCCACACAGAGGAAGGCCTGCCACTGAGGGAAGAGGCTGGGCTTTGTAGCTCTCATCCGCCACCCCAGCTCTCTGGGAGGTGGAGACGGTAGGAATCAGCTTCCAGCCCTCCTggtttttccagttttttttttttttttaaattagtagccagggtgctggtgactcacgcctgtcatcctagctactcaggaggctgagatctgaggatcaccgctCAATCCCAGCCCAGGTGGGGAAGCCTGTGAGCTCCTTAGCTCAAACCGcctagaaaaagcgggaagtggctctggggctcaggtggtagggtgctagccttgagcaaaagaagctcagggacagtgctcaggccctgagttcaagcccacaaccaggaaggaaggaaggaaggaaggaaggaaggaaggaaggagaaagagggggagagaggaaggagaggcaccaaggggaaactgagtcactcCAGTAGGATGAACTCTATTTATAGTCAAACTACAGCCGGAGAGGCTGGTAGCCAGCAGGAATCTAGGGGCCTGCCCGAGGCTGGCCGTTTCCAGGTGTCTGGAaagtctcccccaccccacccccccatccccaccaaaGCTTTCCATTGTATTttacttgtattttgttttcattttattttctcctggACTGCTTTTGGCTTTCCTGTGTCCCGGGggctgttttcctagagagactGGCATCTGAGGGAGGCTGGGTTAGATCTGGGGGGGGATTTCCCGGGCCCCTGCCAGGCACCCCAGCTCCTCAGCGACACAGGAGGGCTTGGCCTCCCGCCCCACAGAAAAGTCAATAATTGCTCTGGGCAGTGCTGGCAGGTGGCCCTGCGGCCTCGGCCTCGGGTGGGCAGCGGAGCGCGGTGTGGGAGCGGGCGGAATGGGCCAGGGGCCCGGGATTCCCTGCGCAGCCTCGAACCCTGGACAtcaaggcgtgtgtgtgtgtgtgtgtgtgtgtgtgtgcatctgtgtgtgagggggaagggggggtctcctgcctctgcccttcatcccactcttttcttctttttccttttatttttaggtCAAAAACTGGGACTCAAATGTAGAAGCTGCTGCTGCTTTGCTCACTGGCTGCTGCTGTGTCCCAACTGGGGCCTCGTCCTGGGGACATCCGGGGCGTCGGCTCTGTTCTTTCCCTCCtgtcagtcgtgaggcttgaacgcagggcctggacactcgtCCCCGAGCCTGTCTGAGCCGCAGCTCCGCCTGGGGCATTGTAGGCGATTTCATTCTGCGGTGTGATCGGAGTCTCACGGCCTGGAACCGCGATCCCCTGCATCGGGGGGTGCGGTGTGCAGCCGGGGTCCTCGCGCTCCCGGCTCCCCCGGAGGCCATGGCCGAGCCGTACGGCGGCGCGTGGATGCTGGCGGCCTACGCGGTCATCCTGGCCACGGGCCTCCCCGCCAACCTGCTGGCGCTGCGGGCCTTCGTGGGGCGGCTCCGGCGGCCCCGGCCGGCCCCCGCGCACGTCCTGCTGCTGAGCCTCACGCTGGCcgacctgctgctgctgctgctgccgccgccggtCAGGATGGCGGAGGCGGCGCGCGGCTTCGCGTGGCCGCCGCCCCGGGCGCTGTGCGCGCCCGCGGCCTTCGCGCAGTACAGCGGCGTCTACCGCAGCACGGGGCTGCTGGCGGCCCTCAGCGCGGAGCGCTACCCGGGCGTGGCCTTCCCGGTGAGGTACCAGCTGGCGCGGCGGCCCCTGCACGGGCTGCTGGCCGCGCTGCTGCCCGTGCGCCTGGAGCTGGGCCTGGCGCTCTTCCTGCTGCCCCTGGCCGTCACCGCCTTCTGCTACTGGCGCCTGGTGCGGCTGCTGCGGGGCCAGGCCCACGCCGGGCCGCGGCGGCGCAGGGCGGCCGGGCCGGCCGCCGTCAGCCTGCTCAGCTTCCCGCTCTGCTTCGGGCCCTACAACGCGTCCCACGCCGCGGGCTTCTACCTGCGCGCCAGCCCGCCCTGGCGCGCGCACGCCCTCGTCTTCGCCGCCCTCAACGCCGGCCTCGACCCGCTGCTCTTCTACTTCTCCTCTTCCGCGGTGCGCAGAACTTTCTGGAAAGGGGTGACGCGGTGCCGTCGCCGGAGCGCCGCCGCTCTGTGGGGATGCAGAGCCAAGGAGATGGCGGAGGCCGCCGGGGGGAGCCCAGGCCCGGGCCACGCCGCCGGGGCCAAGCAGGGCTCAGAGTCTCCCCCCGGCTAGCCTCGCTGGCCCTCTgaggattggggagggggggggggactgggggagcTGGTGGGCTCAACCCCAAAAGCTGGGCAAGTCTTGGAAttgaggggaagggcagggggagggtcTTAGatggaaatgtgatttttttttttaaatttttttggtcagtccaggggtttgaactcggggcctgggcgctgtccctgagtctctttgtgctcaaggctggcgctctaccacatccagttttgagtggtttggtggagatgagtctcaccgactttcccgcccaggctggcttcaaactgtgatcctcagatctcagcctcctgaggagctggggtgacaggtgtgagccacccgggcCCCAGGAAAGAGtagaatttttcttcttctttgccagtcctgaggcttgaactcagggcctgagcttctttttgctcaaggctagcactctaccacttgagacacagcgccacttcctgttttttctgttcatgtggtgctgaggactcgaaccccgggcctcatgcatgctaggcaagcactctaccactaggccacactccctgGCCAAAGAGCAGAATCCTAAAGCTTTGACATAAGTCCTGGGCCTGGTCTGACCCTGTCGGTGCTGGAGAGATGGAAAAGTACTAGCCAGTAGTGAAAAAGACGCAGTGTTGGGAGGTCCTGAGCTGGGGTACCAGGGCCAGGGAGACTCGGGGGCTGGGGCCGCTCATGGCCGGGCTCTGGGTTCTACTGTCAGTGGCTTCCTGAGGGTTTGTGCAATGTTCTCTCTGTGCAGCTTGCGGGTGGGTGCAATATGGAGGGGTCCTCTTTATACCCTGTCCTGGAGCCAATCTTTCCAAGAGCAAggtgcaccccctcccccctccccttgcccAGTCTGGTCCAAGAAGTGGCAGAAATAAAGATGATGCACTCGGAAGGGCGGAGTTGTGATTGCTGTGGCGGTGCAGCCCGGACAGAGCAGCAGTGTGCAGCAGTGTGCACATCTGTGCACAGATGATGTGCACACGTGGACTCCAGTGACATCCCACCCCACcagggagggacagagaaagaggaggTGGTGGCGGAGCTTGGCcctgagctgtctgtctgtctgtctggtctgtTCCTGGGGCTGGAAAGGCCTTCGGTCCGGCTCAGGAACTTTCCATCTGTTCTGCTCTCCTCCAGGTCGGGATCTGCTGGGCTCTTGGCCGGCTCTGGGCCGGCCTAACTCATTTCTCTGCCTTCAGGAGCCCCTGgttgctcccccctccccatctctctttgtcagggcttgaactcagggcctgggtgttgttcccaagctttatctgctcaaggctagcgctctaccacttgagctacagcgccacttctggtctcctggtggttcattggagatcagagcctcatggcctttcctgcctgggctggcttcgaactgcaatcctcagacctcagcctctgagttactagggtgacaggcgtggtGGTTTCTGGGAGACTgcaggcacgggggggggggggaggggggcagcacgAACGCAGGTGGAGAGGACTCATgaagctgcagggctggggaggctCCGCCGCCGCTCGCTGCCTTCTGGGTCCGGCCGCCATCTCCATCCTGACACTGAAGAAGCACACACCTGCCCAGGGCCGGCCAAAGCCCTGCAGCCCTGAGGTTCTTAGCCACAGGAAGTACAAAATAAAGGGCTCTGCCCCGTGCCGGTGGCCCACTCTGGGCATCTaggctacgcaggaggctgagatgggaggatcacaacGCAAAGCCGGCTCAGGCGGGAAGGTCTGCGAGGCCCTGTctcccatgagccaccagcacaatgcatgtggcgccgtggctcacgtggcagagcaccagcctcgagcaggagagctcagggagagcgcccagaccctgagttccagccccaggacctgcgtgtgcgcgcacacacacatacacacacaatcaaggGTTTTGCTCTTCGCAGGGCTGTAAGAACATCACCAGAATGGGTCTGGGACTCACAGGGCAGAGCTTTAGTCTCACACTTACACGTCCTGGGCCTGCGGCGCGGCGGCTCAGgcatggaatcctagctactccaaagggagagatgggaaggatcctggttcaaagcctgctagGAGAGAggaaaactccatctcaacaaagccGAGCGCGAGGATGGGCGCCTGTCATACCCCCGGGGGAGGGAATATCAACCAGGAGGACTGAGGCCGAGGCCAGCCTGGCCatctgcggggtgggggtgggggtggggtgtgcatCTGCATTGCGGAAGTGAGTAGATCACTGGCTTAGCaagtgcgaggccctgagttcaaagcccagcattGCCaacaagagacacagagagagaaaggaagaaagaacaagaggaaggaagggagaaaggaaagagagacagaaagggggcAAAGATTCAGGCTGGAGGcgcggctcaggtggcagagtgacaGCCAGTGAATGAGAGCAAGCATCAggtaccgagttcaagtcctgatctcggacctaaagacaaaaaaagacaagaaccCAGTAGCCCGGAGGGAACATTGTTCAACCACCAGCTCTTGGTTGTGGGGGTGGTGAGAAGGACCcctcccctaaaaaaaaaaaaaaaaccaaaccaggcAGCTCCTTGCTGGCTCCCCAGAACCAGGATTTGAATACTGGCACATAATTACATGCGACTGGCTGTGTTTCCTCCAGTGAACACTTGGGCCCCTGCACAGCTCTGGGGtgtctctcccccccgcccccccagggccCTGAGAGGAGGACAGATGGATAAACAGCAAGAGGAAGGCAGGGTTAATGAATAACGCAAAGGGTGGCCTAGAACTGGCGGCTACCAGGAAACGCAGGAGCCAGGAGCCGGCTGGTGCCCGCGGGCGGGGGAGCCGGCCTCTACCTTCTCTTTCTGGAACAGTCGCTGGCCTGGCTTGGTGGCAGTCACCATGTGAGGAAAGATGTTATTGGGTGGGCATGGAAGGTTCTAGAAGCTATCCAGGGTGGTGGCTCCATGCTTCTCCCTCCGCCTCCCAGCTTCCT
Proteins encoded in this region:
- the Ffar2 gene encoding free fatty acid receptor 2, whose translation is MLAAYAVILATGLPANLLALRAFVGRLRRPRPAPAHVLLLSLTLADLLLLLLPPPVRMAEAARGFAWPPPRALCAPAAFAQYSGVYRSTGLLAALSAERYPGVAFPVRYQLARRPLHGLLAALLPVRLELGLALFLLPLAVTAFCYWRLVRLLRGQAHAGPRRRRAAGPAAVSLLSFPLCFGPYNASHAAGFYLRASPPWRAHALVFAALNAGLDPLLFYFSSSAVRRTFWKGVTRCRRRSAAALWGCRAKEMAEAAGGSPGPGHAAGAKQGSESPPG